In one Candidatus Hepatincola sp. Av genomic region, the following are encoded:
- the hscB gene encoding Co-chaperone protein HscB, which translates to MKYTCSACNKHHEDVRNYVCSNCGFVNPLPTNTNYFTYFNMPCSFTINVNNLNSLYQELVMEYHPDNHVMGTENSKLHALAHSAYLNEGFNVLANNLQRFAYYFELLNNKPIIGEEILHDASVSMEFFSIYEKLDSLNTMEELQDLFIELQAKEQELLQQVEDLDFNNQVVAKKLYILLNYVYKIQQQLQTKKRLMV; encoded by the coding sequence ATGAAATATACTTGTAGTGCTTGTAACAAACACCATGAAGATGTTAGAAATTATGTATGTAGTAACTGTGGTTTTGTAAATCCTTTACCAACTAATACTAATTATTTTACTTATTTTAATATGCCTTGTAGTTTTACTATAAATGTAAATAATTTAAACTCCTTATATCAAGAATTAGTAATGGAATACCACCCTGATAACCATGTAATGGGTACTGAAAATTCAAAACTTCATGCGTTAGCCCATAGTGCTTATTTGAATGAGGGGTTTAATGTTTTAGCTAATAACCTCCAGCGTTTTGCCTACTATTTTGAATTATTAAATAATAAACCAATAATTGGCGAAGAAATTTTGCATGATGCTAGTGTATCTATGGAATTCTTTAGTATTTATGAAAAACTAGATTCATTAAATACTATGGAAGAATTACAAGATTTATTTATAGAATTACAAGCTAAAGAGCAAGAGCTGTTGCAACAAGTGGAGGATCTAGACTTCAATAACCAAGTAGTAGCTAAAAAATTATACATATTATTAAATTATGTTTATAAGATTCAACAACAACTACAAACTAAAAAAAGATTAATGGTTTAA
- the iscA gene encoding Iron-binding protein IscA — protein sequence MVKPIISLTDAALGQIEQLFVNRTHYPLGLRISLLTKGCSGLSWSLDIIDEATPKDELVQFGNIKVFIDSKAILFVLGSVIDYKETELESGFIFQNPNETSKCGCGESFMV from the coding sequence ATGGTAAAACCAATAATAAGTTTAACTGATGCAGCCTTAGGGCAAATAGAACAACTATTTGTTAATAGAACTCATTATCCTTTGGGACTAAGAATTTCTTTACTCACTAAAGGATGTTCGGGGTTATCTTGGAGTTTAGATATTATAGATGAAGCTACCCCTAAAGATGAATTAGTACAATTTGGTAACATTAAGGTTTTTATAGATTCTAAAGCTATTTTATTTGTTTTAGGAAGTGTTATAGATTATAAAGAAACTGAATTGGAATCTGGCTTTATTTTTCAAAACCCCAATGAAACTAGTAAGTGTGGTTGTGGTGAATCTTTTATGGTTTAA
- the iscU gene encoding Iron-sulfur cluster assembly scaffold protein IscU, whose translation MAYGKKVIDHYENPRNVGSMNEKDEKVGTAIVGAPACGDVMKLQIKVEDGVITDAKFKTFGCGSAIASSSLVTELLKGKNLDEALALKNQSIVDELELPPVKVHCSVLAEEAVKAAIADYKNKH comes from the coding sequence ATGGCATATGGTAAAAAGGTAATAGATCATTATGAAAATCCACGTAATGTGGGTTCAATGAATGAAAAAGATGAAAAAGTAGGTACAGCTATTGTTGGGGCTCCAGCTTGTGGTGATGTGATGAAACTTCAAATTAAAGTTGAAGATGGAGTAATTACAGATGCTAAGTTTAAAACTTTTGGTTGTGGTTCTGCTATTGCTTCTAGTTCTTTAGTAACAGAATTGCTAAAAGGTAAAAACTTAGATGAGGCTTTAGCCTTAAAAAACCAAAGCATTGTAGATGAATTAGAATTACCTCCTGTAAAAGTTCATTGTTCTGTGTTAGCTGAAGAGGCTGTAAAAGCTGCAATTGCTGATTATAAAAATAAACATTAA
- the iscS gene encoding Cysteine desulfurase IscS, whose translation MQNNKLIYLDYHATTPTDPRVVEAMLPYFSEKFGNPHARSYALAWNAEADVEEARANIAKLINATPKEIIFTSGATEANNLALKGVMEFYSQQGKNHLIVSQIEHKCVLSSAKYLSNKGFDVTFLPVQENGIISLEELENAITDKTALVSIMAVSNEIGTIQPVAEIGKLCRAKGVFFHTDAAQAVGKIPVDVNASNIDLLSLSGHKMYGPKGVGALYVRRKPRVRVLPQVHGGGQERGMRSGTLPTPLCVGLGKAAEIAMAEMATDEKRVKELTDLLKNTIQTALPKVVLNGDAENRVYNNINLSFVGVEGESLLMGINSLIAISSGSACTSSSLEASYVLRAIGVADEIANSSIRFGLGKYTTADEVTTAANHIVKVVKKLREMSPIWEMLEAGIDLNTVQWAEH comes from the coding sequence ATGCAAAATAATAAGTTAATTTATTTAGATTATCATGCTACTACACCAACAGATCCAAGGGTGGTCGAGGCAATGTTACCATATTTTTCCGAAAAATTCGGTAACCCCCATGCAAGAAGCTATGCTTTAGCATGGAATGCGGAAGCTGATGTTGAAGAAGCCAGAGCCAACATTGCGAAATTAATTAATGCTACCCCTAAAGAAATAATATTTACATCAGGGGCAACAGAGGCAAATAATTTAGCCCTTAAAGGTGTTATGGAGTTTTATTCTCAACAAGGTAAAAACCATTTAATAGTAAGCCAAATTGAACATAAATGTGTACTTTCAAGTGCTAAGTATTTATCTAATAAAGGTTTTGATGTAACTTTTTTACCTGTACAAGAAAATGGTATTATTAGCCTTGAAGAGTTGGAAAATGCTATTACTGACAAAACTGCTTTAGTATCTATTATGGCTGTAAGTAATGAAATAGGTACAATTCAACCTGTTGCTGAAATTGGTAAATTATGCCGTGCTAAAGGCGTGTTCTTTCATACAGATGCGGCTCAAGCAGTTGGTAAAATTCCTGTAGATGTAAATGCTAGCAATATAGATTTACTTAGTTTATCAGGGCATAAGATGTACGGACCCAAAGGTGTTGGAGCGTTATACGTAAGAAGAAAACCCCGAGTAAGAGTTTTACCACAAGTTCATGGTGGTGGGCAAGAAAGAGGGATGCGTTCTGGTACTTTACCTACACCTTTATGTGTTGGCTTAGGCAAAGCGGCTGAAATAGCTATGGCAGAAATGGCAACAGATGAAAAACGTGTAAAAGAGTTAACTGATTTGTTAAAAAATACAATTCAAACTGCTTTACCAAAAGTAGTATTAAATGGTGATGCCGAAAACCGTGTTTATAATAATATTAATTTAAGTTTTGTTGGAGTTGAAGGTGAAAGTTTATTAATGGGTATTAATTCTTTAATAGCTATCTCTTCAGGCTCAGCTTGTACTTCTTCATCACTTGAGGCGTCTTATGTGTTAAGGGCTATTGGCGTTGCCGATGAAATTGCTAATAGTTCTATTCGTTTTGGTTTAGGCAAATATACAACAGCCGATGAGGTAACAACTGCGGCTAATCATATTGTAAAAGTTGTTAAAAAATTAAGAGAAATGAGCCCAATTTGGGAAATGTTAGAAGCTGGCATAGATCTAAACACTGTACAATGGGCAGAACATTAA
- the iscR gene encoding HTH-type transcriptional regulator IscR, giving the protein MRLSTKGRYGVVAMLDIAMYSKENEYVSIFSISERNNISVSYLEQLFIKLKKHNLVISAKGPKGGYRLKRLPSEIFVSEIVNAVDETINFMGCTVATKVCSKSKRCNSHDLWHYLMNRVHDYLEQISLETVINKEFTLIKPRINNKIQEKTRGCNAK; this is encoded by the coding sequence GTGAGGTTAAGTACAAAAGGTAGATATGGAGTAGTAGCAATGTTAGATATTGCTATGTATTCTAAAGAAAATGAGTATGTATCTATATTTTCTATATCTGAACGGAATAACATTTCGGTTTCATACCTAGAACAACTATTTATTAAATTAAAAAAACATAATTTAGTAATTAGTGCAAAAGGACCAAAAGGTGGTTATCGCTTAAAAAGATTACCTTCAGAAATTTTTGTTTCAGAAATTGTTAACGCTGTTGATGAAACCATTAATTTTATGGGTTGTACTGTGGCTACAAAAGTATGTTCAAAAAGTAAACGTTGTAATTCTCATGATTTATGGCACTATTTAATGAATAGAGTTCATGATTATCTAGAGCAAATCTCACTAGAAACTGTTATTAATAAAGAGTTTACTTTAATAAAGCCTAGAATAAATAATAAAATACAAGAAAAAACAAGAGGTTGCAATGCAAAATAA
- a CDS encoding alpha/beta hydrolase, with protein MSQINISSTPGKLEGIYKKSENPAAPSALLLHPHPLYGGNMHNKVVFLMEKAFLQNGFSTLRFNFRGVENSEGTFDEGHGEIIDASTCCDWLKENQEEDSKLWVAGFSFGSQIALQIMMRRIEVDRFMVLGYYDPQLEMLPFIYPCPTNGLFIHGKKDEIAPIKEAEKVIKKAIRTKDKHVEYQIIENADHFFTSHSDELYNIMFNYIAKETAILNAEKEKE; from the coding sequence ATGTCACAAATAAATATTAGCTCTACACCTGGTAAGCTAGAAGGAATTTATAAGAAATCAGAGAATCCTGCGGCTCCATCTGCTTTATTATTACACCCTCACCCTTTATATGGTGGTAATATGCACAACAAAGTAGTTTTCTTAATGGAAAAAGCCTTTTTACAAAATGGTTTTTCTACTTTACGGTTTAATTTTAGAGGGGTAGAAAATTCTGAAGGTACTTTTGATGAAGGTCATGGTGAAATCATTGATGCTAGTACTTGTTGTGATTGGTTAAAAGAAAATCAAGAAGAAGATTCTAAGCTATGGGTTGCAGGTTTTTCTTTTGGTTCTCAAATTGCTTTACAAATCATGATGCGACGCATTGAAGTTGATAGATTCATGGTTTTAGGATATTACGATCCTCAACTAGAAATGTTACCTTTTATTTATCCTTGCCCTACAAATGGGCTTTTTATTCATGGAAAAAAAGATGAAATTGCTCCTATTAAAGAGGCAGAAAAAGTTATAAAAAAAGCAATTCGCACTAAAGATAAGCATGTAGAGTATCAAATTATTGAAAATGCCGATCATTTCTTTACTTCTCATTCCGATGAGCTTTATAATATAATGTTTAATTATATTGCTAAAGAAACTGCTATTTTAAATGCTGAAAAAGAAAAAGAATAA
- the tyrS1 gene encoding Tyrosine--tRNA ligase 1 codes for MIKTDVTKIKFQSDFLNFLQERGLLYQCSSFEKLDNLLHTEKITAYIGFDCTAPSLHVGSLIQILLLKYLQKFGHSPIVLLGGGTTLVGDPSGKDDTRKLITTDNINNNLAGIKNTLSQFISFEGSNSAKILNNAKWLTKFNYLDFLREYGKDFTINRMLTFDSVKSRLDRESSFTFLEFNYMLLQAVDFYYLYKHYNVKLQLGGSDQWGNIINGVEIIRRKAHEEAFGLTSPLLTKADGTKMGKTATGAVWLNKDLFSVNDFYQFFRNTHDDDVIQYLKMFTEIPLTEIKKLSKLQGNEINEAKKILAFKLTELCHGLEAAKQAEKLAINVFEKKELDTNLPTYYVTKKQLLNGLPLVQFLVEIKVLSSNSEGRKLIQNNGLSINTEKCTDIHIKITNQDLQKEVIQISIGKKQHILIKIKG; via the coding sequence ATGATCAAAACCGATGTTACTAAAATTAAATTTCAGTCTGACTTTTTAAATTTTTTACAGGAAAGAGGTCTGTTGTATCAGTGTTCTTCTTTTGAAAAGTTAGATAACTTATTACACACAGAAAAAATTACAGCATATATTGGCTTTGATTGCACGGCTCCCTCGTTGCATGTGGGTAGTTTAATTCAAATTTTATTATTAAAATATCTACAGAAATTCGGACATTCTCCAATAGTTTTATTAGGTGGTGGCACCACTTTAGTAGGCGACCCATCAGGTAAAGATGATACCAGAAAACTAATAACTACAGATAATATTAATAATAACTTAGCAGGCATTAAGAATACCTTATCACAATTTATTAGTTTTGAAGGCAGTAACTCTGCTAAAATTCTTAATAATGCAAAATGGTTAACTAAATTTAATTACCTTGATTTCTTAAGAGAATACGGTAAAGATTTTACCATTAATAGAATGCTAACATTTGATAGTGTAAAAAGTCGGCTTGATAGGGAAAGTTCTTTTACTTTTTTAGAATTCAATTATATGTTGTTACAAGCTGTAGATTTTTACTACTTATACAAACACTATAATGTAAAATTACAATTAGGTGGATCGGATCAGTGGGGAAATATTATTAATGGTGTAGAAATTATTAGAAGGAAAGCTCATGAAGAAGCTTTTGGTTTAACCTCACCTCTTTTAACTAAAGCTGATGGTACTAAAATGGGCAAAACTGCAACAGGAGCAGTATGGTTAAATAAAGATTTATTTTCAGTAAATGATTTTTACCAATTCTTTAGAAATACTCACGATGATGATGTAATCCAATACTTAAAAATGTTTACTGAAATACCATTAACAGAAATTAAAAAATTATCTAAATTACAAGGTAATGAAATTAACGAGGCAAAAAAAATATTAGCTTTTAAGCTAACTGAACTTTGCCATGGTTTAGAAGCCGCTAAACAGGCTGAAAAATTAGCTATTAATGTTTTTGAAAAAAAAGAGTTAGATACTAACCTACCTACTTATTATGTAACAAAAAAACAATTATTAAACGGATTACCTTTAGTACAATTTTTAGTAGAAATTAAAGTGCTTAGTAGCAACTCTGAAGGTAGAAAATTAATTCAAAATAATGGTTTAAGTATAAATACTGAAAAATGTACCGATATTCATATAAAAATTACCAATCAAGATCTACAAAAAGAAGTAATTCAAATATCCATTGGTAAAAAACAACATATTTTAATTAAAATAAAAGGATAA
- a CDS encoding invasion associated endopeptidase, producing MLRFKNLVLKLFGRLILYIFYVVLVVFYLVLFQIPIPFIGDNVAHLLQKKYAKQAEFIDNLQIRGVSIAWNYEINRPIILIKNVTYTSGNKVTKLDKIGFYPNITNSIKQKNFLIEKVYVEGLHIVINQDMQKNINIKLNNISNLNTNEKKEGTKQPLALGKRFNITNAYADIKNIKRMAPVLAYLNEFSISHSDIVFVNNKHTLTFNIESLDIKDLKNIHVDIKSTLKINSGFSKSAKITGNLVLNSKEEVVNRLTIKDLSLEDIATFSTGLVNKGLLQPLSLKGLLAKIEMQSIYNLRSGFKDIKGNLHIGSGSIGYEGRLARNLEIDKLQMNLKYNKTTEDLDFTNLVVNFKKNNHLKLNRIGANILLSQLSMNAKLNLQTKQILVYKSFLLGNSQKVNFSAKYNYADTNKRLVNFSSDIGNMSLQDLKSLWPTKVSLDVREWFDDNVLKANISSIKFNLLASFTNNSTNIEKVSSEILFNNVELTYLEGLPSVKSNEVKLVSSGEDIIITFGEATTAQMRTTKGLVKIYDYSFANGYQPGVYVDLDVDKSNVSDVLNYIDRKPLELLHGIDLNIADLQGTAQGNITLLYAIDDDKLVDFSGKVTTEDLSFKNVFQKKSLNNGNLDVSIGKDYIIFNGKAVYLETPANLDIRYSWGSGKTVSKYALNFDKLAINKLYQLNLVDEKILNQFKGFTNLTINYKEYEKVASANIQADLKQAEWKLKEFNYTKPVGTPLFLNTQISLDNNKLLGIDRLNLSNNDINIVLGVTKGNNSLAMKVSRLFIRNKADARVNFLWQKDSTNIFVRGKFLDITSFIDDFKAGDNTKKTSAKNKKQASKLNPIAFNRQGIPIYNKEKDSLLKQNNSLSQVNSGVINNSYNVELIDSEVPINNQDTSISATPSITQDENAKAVNDNTQDENNTNTNKTIEMETPENTTSTLETPNTTPLPNSKDQTNANLHVVKSKDKESEKAESSDAQTSSLEKNNTNTLQDANNPPNSKVELNDVGNQDSTKTKTLNSSNNNNSSIDKIAVNSKPLHNYKIDLALQSIRSHKITFANPSINLIILNNILDYMDFSYFERSHKSYIFYNSKEKGLLMEVSNVGNLLQFLDVKARIKNGFLQVKAKVEKILDSTTKREVFISKGSAVLNDFSLYLALGFSSVVIDFNSKGYYFNLTNIELTGNLMGGHLAGYLDYNKKYLDVRGKLVPIWSATHLISNAPIIRQLLGNDKEGNNNNLLQINMAITGPLDKLNYSIFSKGGKKGEVVNSLNNDEIRKTLDDNNTTKATAPTNLSSKKEGGEAKGTPIQDSPNSKVIDEGNSNTTDATQLQSSSSQEPVDTPKEETTKNLQDSQDSNTKAGSTNITEKSSTEKATQDSQTSPTTEKTTTESSKVENPNKDSTTKSTKDAPDNEKKAEEGLSLQDLLK from the coding sequence TTGTTAAGGTTCAAGAACTTAGTTTTGAAGTTATTTGGTAGGCTAATATTATACATATTTTATGTTGTTTTAGTAGTTTTTTACTTAGTTCTTTTTCAAATACCTATTCCTTTTATTGGTGATAATGTTGCTCATTTATTACAGAAAAAATATGCTAAACAAGCAGAATTTATAGATAATCTACAAATTAGAGGAGTATCTATTGCTTGGAACTATGAAATTAATCGCCCCATTATTTTAATAAAAAATGTTACTTATACTAGTGGTAACAAAGTTACTAAATTAGATAAAATTGGTTTTTACCCTAATATTACCAATTCTATTAAGCAAAAAAACTTTTTAATAGAAAAAGTTTATGTTGAAGGTTTACATATAGTCATCAACCAAGATATGCAAAAAAACATCAATATAAAACTAAATAATATTAGTAACCTTAATACAAATGAAAAAAAAGAAGGTACCAAGCAACCCCTTGCTTTAGGCAAAAGATTCAACATAACAAATGCTTATGCTGATATTAAAAATATAAAACGTATGGCACCTGTATTAGCTTATTTGAATGAATTTAGTATTTCGCATTCGGATATTGTTTTTGTGAATAATAAGCATACATTAACTTTTAATATAGAATCTTTAGATATTAAAGATTTAAAAAATATTCATGTAGATATTAAATCTACTTTAAAAATTAATTCTGGTTTTAGTAAGTCGGCAAAAATTACAGGTAATTTAGTTTTAAACTCTAAAGAAGAAGTAGTTAACCGTTTAACTATCAAAGATTTATCTTTAGAAGATATAGCAACTTTTTCCACTGGGCTAGTTAATAAAGGGCTACTTCAACCTTTAAGCCTTAAAGGGCTTTTAGCCAAAATAGAAATGCAGTCAATTTATAATTTACGTAGTGGTTTTAAAGATATAAAAGGTAATTTGCATATTGGTTCTGGCTCTATAGGCTATGAAGGTAGGTTAGCTAGAAATTTAGAGATTGATAAACTGCAAATGAATCTTAAATATAATAAAACTACAGAAGACTTAGATTTTACTAATCTAGTTGTTAATTTTAAAAAGAATAATCATTTAAAGTTAAACAGAATAGGTGCTAATATTCTGCTTTCACAGTTATCTATGAATGCAAAATTAAATTTACAAACTAAGCAAATATTAGTGTATAAGTCTTTTTTATTAGGAAATTCACAAAAAGTTAATTTTTCCGCAAAATATAATTATGCAGACACTAATAAAAGATTAGTAAATTTTTCTAGTGATATTGGTAACATGAGTTTGCAAGACCTAAAAAGTTTATGGCCTACAAAAGTTTCTTTAGATGTACGTGAATGGTTTGATGATAATGTATTAAAAGCCAATATTAGTAGTATTAAATTCAACTTATTAGCTTCTTTTACAAATAATTCTACCAATATTGAGAAAGTCTCATCAGAAATACTATTTAATAATGTAGAGCTAACTTATTTGGAAGGTTTACCTTCAGTAAAATCTAATGAAGTTAAGCTAGTATCATCTGGTGAAGATATAATAATAACTTTTGGTGAGGCCACTACGGCACAAATGCGTACCACCAAAGGGTTGGTGAAAATATACGATTATAGTTTTGCCAATGGTTACCAACCAGGTGTATATGTAGATTTAGATGTTGATAAATCTAATGTTTCTGATGTTTTAAACTATATTGATAGAAAACCCTTAGAGCTTTTGCATGGTATAGATCTTAATATTGCTGATCTTCAAGGTACAGCACAAGGTAATATAACCTTACTATATGCCATAGATGATGATAAACTTGTGGATTTCAGTGGAAAGGTCACAACTGAGGATTTAAGTTTTAAAAATGTTTTTCAAAAGAAAAGCCTTAATAATGGTAATTTAGATGTTTCTATTGGTAAAGATTATATAATTTTTAATGGTAAAGCTGTATATTTAGAAACGCCAGCAAATTTAGATATTCGTTATAGTTGGGGTTCTGGCAAAACTGTATCTAAGTATGCTTTGAATTTTGATAAGTTAGCTATTAATAAACTATACCAGTTAAATCTGGTTGATGAGAAAATTCTAAACCAATTCAAAGGTTTTACCAATTTAACTATTAATTATAAAGAATATGAAAAAGTTGCAAGTGCAAATATTCAAGCTGATTTAAAGCAAGCAGAGTGGAAATTAAAAGAATTTAATTATACTAAACCTGTGGGAACTCCTTTATTTTTAAATACGCAGATTAGCTTAGATAATAATAAATTATTAGGAATTGATAGATTAAACCTAAGCAATAATGATATTAATATTGTTTTAGGAGTAACAAAAGGTAATAATAGCTTGGCTATGAAAGTTTCAAGGCTTTTTATTAGAAATAAGGCTGACGCTAGAGTAAACTTCTTATGGCAAAAAGATAGTACTAATATTTTTGTAAGAGGTAAATTCCTAGATATTACAAGCTTTATAGATGACTTTAAAGCCGGAGATAATACCAAAAAAACTTCTGCAAAGAACAAAAAACAAGCTAGTAAATTAAACCCTATAGCTTTTAATAGGCAAGGTATTCCAATTTATAACAAAGAAAAAGATTCCTTGTTAAAGCAAAATAACTCATTATCCCAAGTTAATAGTGGTGTTATTAATAATTCTTACAATGTTGAATTAATTGATAGTGAAGTACCTATAAATAACCAAGATACCTCTATTAGTGCTACTCCTAGTATTACTCAAGATGAAAATGCTAAAGCTGTGAATGATAATACTCAAGATGAAAATAATACCAATACTAATAAAACAATAGAAATGGAAACACCAGAAAATACAACTTCTACCTTAGAAACTCCTAATACTACTCCTTTACCTAATTCTAAGGATCAGACTAATGCTAATTTACATGTTGTTAAAAGTAAGGATAAAGAGTCTGAAAAAGCTGAAAGTTCTGATGCACAAACATCTTCTTTAGAAAAAAATAATACCAATACATTACAAGATGCTAACAATCCTCCTAATTCTAAGGTTGAACTAAATGATGTTGGTAACCAAGACTCCACAAAAACTAAAACATTGAATTCATCTAACAATAATAATTCTTCAATAGACAAAATTGCGGTTAATTCTAAACCTTTACATAACTACAAAATAGATCTTGCATTACAAAGTATTAGGTCTCATAAAATTACTTTTGCTAATCCTAGTATTAATTTAATTATTTTAAATAATATTTTAGACTATATGGATTTTTCTTATTTTGAAAGATCCCATAAAAGTTATATTTTTTATAATTCTAAGGAAAAAGGATTATTAATGGAAGTGAGTAATGTAGGTAATTTATTACAATTCCTTGATGTAAAAGCACGAATAAAAAATGGATTTTTACAAGTAAAAGCTAAGGTTGAAAAAATATTAGATTCTACCACAAAACGTGAAGTTTTTATTTCTAAAGGTTCTGCTGTTTTAAATGACTTCTCTTTATACTTAGCTTTAGGGTTTTCATCTGTTGTGATAGATTTTAATAGTAAAGGTTATTATTTTAACCTAACTAATATAGAGTTAACTGGTAACTTAATGGGAGGGCATCTTGCTGGTTACCTAGACTATAATAAAAAGTACCTTGATGTTAGAGGTAAACTAGTACCAATATGGTCGGCTACCCATTTAATTTCTAATGCTCCTATTATTAGGCAGTTACTAGGCAATGATAAAGAAGGTAACAATAATAATTTATTACAAATTAATATGGCGATTACTGGTCCTTTAGATAAGTTAAATTATTCAATTTTTTCTAAAGGAGGAAAAAAAGGTGAGGTTGTAAATAGCTTGAATAATGATGAAATTAGGAAAACTTTAGATGACAATAATACAACTAAGGCTACAGCACCTACTAATTTAAGTTCTAAAAAAGAAGGTGGAGAAGCTAAAGGTACTCCTATTCAAGATTCTCCAAACTCTAAGGTTATAGATGAGGGAAATAGTAATACTACTGATGCAACTCAATTACAAAGTAGTAGTTCACAAGAACCAGTGGATACACCAAAAGAGGAAACTACAAAAAATCTACAAGATAGTCAAGATAGTAATACAAAGGCTGGTAGTACAAATATAACAGAAAAATCAAGTACTGAAAAAGCCACACAAGATTCACAAACTTCACCAACTACAGAAAAAACAACAACAGAGTCTAGCAAGGTTGAAAATCCTAACAAAGATTCTACAACTAAAAGTACTAAAGATGCTCCTGATAATGAAAAGAAGGCTGAGGAAGGTTTAAGTTTACAAGATTTATTAAAGTAA
- the prfB gene encoding Peptide chain release factor RF2 produces the protein MFNKSVLTLDELLIQVKSNLALINKNFHEETLRDKILAYEKLIHQENFWQDIPQATVIMKEYNELKNELITWQHMQQTLKDLQELTLMAKEESDDNLLKQCFENLQQLNLLVQKQVIKYLFTHEHDKLDCYLEITAGMGGLDAQDFAAMLLRMYIRWCDRMKFKVSLLEKNSLDRGGIKSSILQIVGQYAYGYLQRESGVHRLVRISPFNAEGKRQTSFASVAVYPILNNNITIEILSKDLRIDTYKSSGSGGQHVNTTDSAVRITHIPTGLVVQSQGERSQHKNKEMALSMLKAKLLSKQIMEQEAEKQNSYKEKNAIDFGSQIRSYILHPYAMVKDHQTQKDYHNTKDILDGDLTNLIYERLTRK, from the coding sequence TTGTTTAATAAGTCGGTATTAACTTTAGATGAGTTACTTATTCAGGTTAAGTCTAACCTTGCTTTAATTAATAAGAACTTTCATGAAGAAACTCTAAGGGATAAAATTCTAGCATATGAAAAATTAATTCACCAAGAGAATTTTTGGCAGGATATTCCACAAGCTACTGTAATTATGAAAGAATATAATGAGTTGAAAAACGAATTAATTACTTGGCAACATATGCAGCAAACCTTAAAAGATTTGCAAGAGTTAACTCTTATGGCAAAAGAAGAGTCAGATGATAACTTGCTAAAACAGTGTTTTGAAAACTTGCAGCAGTTAAATTTATTGGTACAAAAGCAAGTAATAAAATATTTGTTTACCCATGAGCATGATAAGTTAGATTGTTATTTAGAAATTACTGCTGGTATGGGCGGTTTAGATGCCCAAGATTTTGCTGCTATGCTTTTACGCATGTATATAAGGTGGTGTGATCGTATGAAGTTTAAAGTTAGTCTTTTAGAAAAGAATAGCCTAGATCGTGGTGGTATTAAATCTTCTATTTTACAAATTGTGGGGCAGTATGCTTATGGTTATTTACAAAGGGAATCAGGAGTACATCGTTTGGTAAGAATTTCCCCCTTTAATGCTGAGGGAAAAAGACAAACTAGCTTTGCCTCAGTGGCAGTGTATCCTATTTTAAATAATAATATTACTATTGAAATTTTAAGTAAAGATTTAAGAATAGATACATATAAATCTTCGGGGTCAGGGGGGCAACATGTGAATACAACAGATAGTGCTGTGCGAATTACCCATATTCCAACTGGCCTAGTAGTGCAATCACAAGGAGAGCGTTCCCAACATAAAAATAAAGAAATGGCACTTAGTATGCTAAAGGCAAAATTACTCTCAAAACAAATTATGGAACAAGAGGCAGAAAAACAAAACAGCTATAAAGAGAAAAATGCAATAGATTTTGGTAGCCAAATTCGTTCTTATATTTTACATCCATATGCTATGGTAAAAGATCATCAAACTCAAAAAGATTATCATAATACTAAAGATATTTTAGATGGTGATTTAACCAATTTAATTTATGAAAGATTAACTCGTAAATAG